A portion of the Bradyrhizobium sp. 195 genome contains these proteins:
- the thrC gene encoding threonine synthase — MQYVSTRGHSGRKQFCEALLEGLAPEGGLYVPETYPRVGHATLDGWRTLSYANLAFEILSLYVGDIPSADLKAICAKTYTPEIFGKPDIAPLRKLERGLYLQELSNGPTLAFKDMAMQLLGNLLEYELSRRQENLNILGATSGDTGSAAEYAMRGKKGMRVFMLSPRGRMSAFQQAQMFSLQDHNIHNVAIDGVFDDCQDIVKRVASDLEFKQKYKIGAVNSINWARLLAQVVYYFSGYLQASERGATGVSFAVPSGNFGNICAGHVARMMGLPISRLVLATNENDVLDKFFRTGVYRVRSRAETLETSSPSMDISKASNLERFVFDLLDRDTERTKSLFADQLGERGSFDLSGESRFAEAAARFGFRSGRSTHADRLATIRDTWKRLNAVIDPHTADGVKVGRMHASPEMPMIVLETAQPIKFAATIKEALGREPDRPQRYEGIEKLPRRVKVLPADAQAVKNYITEIVDEKAC, encoded by the coding sequence ATGCAGTACGTATCCACGCGCGGCCATTCAGGCCGCAAGCAATTCTGCGAGGCATTGCTTGAAGGCCTCGCGCCGGAGGGCGGGCTGTACGTCCCCGAGACCTATCCTCGCGTTGGCCACGCCACGCTGGATGGGTGGCGTACGCTGTCCTACGCCAACCTGGCTTTCGAGATCCTGTCGCTCTATGTCGGCGATATTCCCTCCGCCGACCTGAAAGCCATCTGTGCAAAGACGTACACGCCGGAGATATTCGGAAAGCCTGACATCGCGCCGCTGCGAAAGCTGGAGAGGGGACTTTACCTCCAGGAGCTGTCGAATGGTCCGACGCTGGCGTTCAAGGACATGGCGATGCAGTTGCTCGGCAATCTGCTCGAGTACGAGCTGTCGCGCCGGCAGGAGAACTTGAACATTCTTGGTGCGACCAGTGGCGACACCGGAAGCGCCGCAGAATACGCCATGCGCGGCAAGAAAGGGATGCGGGTGTTCATGCTCTCGCCCCGTGGGCGAATGAGCGCCTTTCAACAAGCTCAGATGTTCAGCCTCCAGGACCACAACATCCACAACGTCGCGATAGATGGCGTCTTCGACGATTGCCAGGACATCGTCAAGCGGGTGGCGAGCGATCTGGAGTTCAAGCAGAAATACAAGATCGGTGCGGTGAATTCGATCAACTGGGCGAGGCTCCTTGCGCAGGTCGTCTATTACTTCTCCGGTTATCTGCAGGCATCCGAACGGGGGGCGACAGGTGTAAGCTTTGCAGTGCCTTCGGGCAATTTCGGCAACATCTGCGCAGGGCATGTTGCGCGCATGATGGGCCTTCCAATATCCCGGCTGGTCCTGGCGACCAACGAGAACGACGTGCTCGACAAGTTTTTCCGCACCGGGGTGTATCGCGTCCGAAGTCGCGCTGAGACGCTCGAGACCTCAAGCCCGTCCATGGACATCTCCAAGGCCTCAAATCTCGAACGCTTTGTATTCGACCTGTTAGATAGGGACACAGAGCGAACCAAATCGCTGTTTGCTGATCAGCTCGGGGAGCGAGGCTCGTTCGATCTGAGTGGAGAATCCAGATTTGCAGAGGCCGCAGCCCGTTTCGGCTTCCGGAGTGGAAGGAGCACACATGCCGACCGGCTCGCGACCATCCGTGACACGTGGAAGCGCCTGAACGCCGTGATCGATCCACATACGGCGGACGGCGTGAAGGTCGGGCGCATGCACGCGAGCCCCGAGATGCCGATGATTGTGCTCGAAACTGCACAGCCGATCAAATTCGCCGCGACGATCAAGGAAGCTCTGGGCCGGGAGCCAGATCGCCCGCAACGCTACGAGGGCATCGAGAAGCTGCCGAGGCGAGTCAAGGTACTTCCCGCGGATGCACAGGCGGTCAAGAACTACATCACCGAGATTGTGGACGAGAAAGCCTGCTGA
- a CDS encoding NAD(P)/FAD-dependent oxidoreductase, with translation MHAPRVAEKATPYWWEAAPLKPPPQQPIAKKLDVLIVGAGYAGLSAGLVLAREGRSVAAYDAMDPGEGASTRNGGITSGSIRPDYATLTRRFGEEKALAIEAEGKAAREFLYDFIRTEGLACDFQPVGQFKGAFGYEQYEAMARTAERFAKKLGIEAYAVPYAEQRQYIGTDVYRGGTVRMDIGGLHPAKFHAELLRVAFASGLTVHARTPVISIDRDGSGFRVVTAAGPVQARQVLVCTNGYTDGAVPFLRRRLVPVRSRIIATEELAPEVMARLMPKRMMITENREVGFYYRPSPDGKRILLGGRDSSRVGDPVAPKLLLRKGLVNLFPELEAVRLSHSWFGHVAMNRDMIPRIFEKEGIVYASGFCGSGVVWAPWVGMHAAHKLMGHEERARTAFDFRPPAFIPFYRGNPWFMPAFIQGYRMRDRIAMWRASR, from the coding sequence ATGCACGCGCCGAGAGTTGCCGAGAAGGCCACGCCCTATTGGTGGGAAGCTGCGCCGCTTAAGCCGCCGCCCCAGCAGCCAATAGCCAAGAAGCTCGACGTGTTGATCGTGGGCGCGGGCTATGCAGGGCTCTCGGCCGGTCTGGTGCTGGCGCGTGAGGGCCGCTCGGTTGCGGCCTATGATGCCATGGACCCTGGCGAAGGAGCTTCGACCCGCAACGGCGGTATCACCAGCGGATCCATTCGGCCCGATTACGCGACGCTCACGCGCCGGTTCGGAGAGGAGAAGGCGCTGGCGATCGAGGCGGAAGGCAAGGCCGCACGCGAGTTCCTGTACGATTTCATCAGGACGGAAGGCCTCGCCTGCGACTTCCAGCCGGTGGGGCAGTTCAAGGGCGCCTTCGGCTATGAGCAATACGAGGCCATGGCGCGCACCGCGGAGCGGTTCGCAAAGAAACTCGGGATCGAAGCCTACGCAGTTCCCTATGCCGAGCAACGCCAGTATATTGGCACCGATGTCTATCGCGGCGGTACGGTTCGGATGGACATCGGCGGGCTGCACCCGGCGAAATTCCACGCCGAACTGCTGCGGGTCGCATTCGCTTCCGGATTGACAGTCCACGCGCGGACGCCCGTGATCTCGATCGACAGAGATGGCTCCGGTTTCCGCGTCGTCACCGCGGCCGGTCCGGTGCAGGCGCGTCAGGTGCTGGTGTGTACCAACGGTTACACCGATGGCGCCGTGCCCTTCCTGCGCCGTCGGCTGGTCCCGGTTCGCAGCCGGATCATTGCGACGGAGGAGCTAGCGCCCGAAGTCATGGCGCGGCTGATGCCGAAACGCATGATGATCACGGAGAACCGGGAGGTCGGCTTCTATTATCGGCCCTCGCCTGATGGCAAACGCATCTTGCTCGGCGGCCGCGACAGCTCTCGGGTCGGCGACCCCGTCGCTCCGAAGCTGCTTCTGCGCAAGGGCCTGGTGAATCTGTTCCCTGAGCTGGAGGCCGTTCGCCTTTCACACAGCTGGTTCGGCCATGTGGCCATGAACCGCGACATGATTCCGCGCATTTTCGAAAAGGAAGGCATCGTCTATGCCAGCGGCTTCTGCGGGTCGGGCGTGGTCTGGGCGCCATGGGTCGGTATGCATGCGGCCCACAAGCTCATGGGACACGAGGAGCGGGCGCGCACCGCGTTCGACTTCAGGCCACCGGCCTTCATCCCGTTCTATCGAGGCAATCCGTGGTTCATGCCTGCTTTCATTCAGGGCTACCGGATGCGCGACCGGATCGCGATGTGGCGCGCCAGCCGTTGA
- a CDS encoding ABC transporter permease, protein MFAFLLNRLSQSAVLLVIVSIIGFTVLNLMPGGPLAQFGLDPGMTQKDIARLAEQLGLNRPLWLQYLDWAWRLIRGDWGHSFRDGSAVLAVIGRHLLATLLLMGTSTALAVAAGTWIGIRGATNRYSLFDYCATVGAMVALSVPTFWFGLIGIYIFTLKLGWVPAGNMYTIGDGSVLDYLHHLILPSLVLSLVHVAIWSRYMRSATLDALSQDFVKTARAKGVSERRILLKHVVGNALLPMITLAGMQLPSILTGALVTETVFTWPGMGRLFLDSLGYSDYPMVMGLLIFSATLVVLGNLIADIVIATVDPRIRLG, encoded by the coding sequence ATGTTCGCCTTTCTGCTCAATCGTCTGTCGCAGAGCGCCGTGCTGCTCGTGATCGTCTCGATCATCGGCTTCACGGTTCTCAACCTCATGCCTGGCGGTCCTCTTGCGCAATTCGGGCTCGATCCCGGCATGACGCAGAAGGACATCGCGCGGCTCGCAGAGCAGCTAGGGCTGAACCGGCCGCTGTGGCTTCAGTATCTCGACTGGGCCTGGCGGCTGATCCGGGGCGACTGGGGACACTCCTTCCGCGATGGCTCTGCGGTGCTGGCGGTGATCGGCCGACATCTGCTAGCGACGCTGCTGCTGATGGGAACGTCCACCGCATTGGCGGTCGCGGCCGGCACCTGGATTGGCATCCGCGGTGCTACCAACCGCTATTCCCTGTTCGATTATTGCGCGACGGTGGGTGCCATGGTGGCACTTTCGGTTCCGACCTTCTGGTTCGGGCTCATTGGCATCTACATCTTTACGCTGAAGCTCGGTTGGGTTCCTGCAGGCAACATGTACACGATCGGCGACGGCTCGGTGCTGGATTATCTGCACCATCTGATCCTCCCGAGCTTGGTGCTGTCGCTGGTTCATGTTGCGATCTGGAGCCGCTACATGCGCTCGGCGACGCTCGATGCGCTGAGTCAGGATTTCGTCAAGACCGCCCGCGCCAAGGGCGTGAGCGAACGGCGCATCCTGCTGAAGCACGTCGTCGGCAATGCGCTGTTGCCGATGATCACCCTGGCCGGGATGCAATTGCCCAGCATTCTGACCGGCGCACTCGTGACCGAGACGGTTTTCACCTGGCCGGGAATGGGGCGGCTGTTTCTCGATAGCCTCGGCTACAGTGACTATCCGATGGTGATGGGACTGTTGATCTTCTCGGCCACCTTGGTCGTGCTGGGAAATCTGATCGCAGACATCGTCATCGCTACCGTGGATCCGCGCATTCGTCTGGGCTGA
- a CDS encoding homoserine kinase, with product MAVFTELSMDQVAALFRALGLGAPRSVRGITTGIENTNYFVDTDREEYVLTIFERLTFEQLPFYLHFMKHLAARGMPVPDPVADLDGAILHSLKRRPAAVVNRLLGASETEPTVAHCRYVGKFLAQMHLAGADYPRQQINPRGLQWWNEVVPVVGRYASAGQRALLASELAFQNEVALSSAYRQLPKGPVHADLFRDNALFERGQLSGVLDFYFAGCDALLFDIAVCLNDWCIDSPAGRYDDERVIAFLGAYESVRILTPSERLLLPAMQRAAAFRFLLSRLWDVYLPRKATLLKPHDPGHFERMLRMLRGEIPMMIAEMAPSENWG from the coding sequence ATGGCTGTATTCACAGAACTCTCAATGGATCAAGTCGCAGCGCTCTTTCGAGCGCTGGGTCTCGGAGCGCCTCGTTCCGTTCGCGGGATCACAACCGGAATTGAGAACACGAACTACTTCGTCGATACGGATCGGGAAGAGTACGTGCTTACCATTTTTGAGCGTCTCACATTCGAGCAACTGCCGTTTTACCTCCACTTCATGAAGCATCTCGCGGCACGGGGAATGCCCGTCCCCGATCCGGTCGCTGACCTAGATGGCGCAATCCTTCACTCACTCAAGAGGCGACCTGCCGCGGTCGTTAACAGGCTTCTCGGTGCAAGTGAGACGGAACCTACGGTCGCGCATTGTAGGTACGTCGGAAAATTTCTCGCGCAAATGCATCTGGCTGGGGCCGATTACCCGCGACAACAGATAAATCCGCGCGGCCTTCAATGGTGGAACGAGGTTGTGCCGGTGGTCGGCCGCTACGCGTCCGCTGGACAGCGCGCGCTGCTGGCGAGTGAATTGGCGTTTCAGAACGAGGTCGCTTTATCCTCGGCCTACAGGCAACTGCCCAAGGGGCCGGTGCACGCCGATCTCTTTCGCGACAACGCCTTGTTTGAGCGGGGGCAGCTGTCCGGCGTTCTTGATTTCTATTTCGCCGGATGCGACGCGCTCCTGTTCGACATTGCAGTGTGCCTCAACGATTGGTGCATCGATAGTCCCGCGGGCCGTTACGACGACGAGCGAGTCATCGCCTTCCTGGGCGCATATGAGAGCGTCCGGATTCTGACTCCCTCGGAACGCTTGCTGCTTCCCGCGATGCAGCGCGCTGCGGCATTTCGGTTTTTGCTGTCGCGCCTGTGGGACGTATATCTGCCCCGCAAAGCTACGCTCCTGAAGCCACATGATCCGGGTCATTTCGAGCGCATGTTGCGCATGCTGCGTGGAGAGATCCCCATGATGATCGCCGAAATGGCGCCTAGCGAGAATTGGGGGTAA
- a CDS encoding peptide ABC transporter substrate-binding protein: MTERSATTSNYSRRDALRMVAIGGAAGLFAPNLLGKSAFARTSPAKPTGRVIVGLGQEPTVFNPLMVHIEVDDGVHFSVFDALFRIDPQGVIQPNLALEVPNQKNGGISEDGLKWRIRLRDDVRWHDGKPFSAEDVKFTLELITNPNFRSWRTSGHSLLRDITVVSPTEISWRMEEAFAPYLSFLTETFIVPKHILEKEANPNTAAFNQAPVGTGAFKWGKRVAGDHLELVANTEYFGEGPHIERLVFKYIPDLTVLYTQFKSGDIDLVGQPYITPDHYGEAKTLPNRVVTLVPRASFESFYLNLERPQFKELAVREALYAAIDKEAIIQGLYYGVPTPTETFMPRQSFYFNANLPLHQFDVNRAAKILDQAGWAKGADGIRAKNGVRLSFTNSTTSGDPLREQVQQYLQQAFAQLGIEMKISNLPAAVMWGEFWMQSQFDSVIVGSSYLIGADPDVTNRLHSRSIGAKGGRGSNNAQYANPEVDALLDKGARTFDPEARRAIYARVQELVRRDLPFLPLYQSNAVEGLKKGINGFVPNGNTRTESWNALAWYWAS; encoded by the coding sequence ATGACCGAGCGTTCTGCGACGACATCGAACTACTCTCGGCGCGATGCCCTGCGCATGGTAGCGATTGGTGGAGCTGCCGGCCTCTTCGCGCCCAATCTCTTGGGCAAGTCGGCCTTCGCGCGCACCTCTCCGGCAAAGCCAACCGGCCGCGTGATCGTCGGACTTGGACAGGAGCCGACCGTCTTCAATCCGCTGATGGTCCACATTGAAGTCGATGATGGCGTGCACTTCTCGGTTTTCGACGCGCTGTTCCGCATCGATCCCCAAGGCGTCATTCAGCCCAACCTTGCCCTGGAAGTGCCGAACCAAAAGAACGGCGGCATTTCTGAAGACGGTCTCAAATGGCGCATTCGTTTGCGTGACGATGTCCGCTGGCACGACGGCAAGCCTTTCAGCGCCGAGGACGTGAAGTTCACGCTCGAACTGATCACCAACCCCAACTTCCGGAGTTGGCGCACGTCCGGCCATTCTCTCCTGCGCGACATCACGGTGGTCTCGCCCACGGAGATCTCGTGGCGAATGGAGGAGGCCTTCGCGCCGTATTTGTCGTTCTTGACCGAAACCTTCATCGTGCCCAAGCACATTCTGGAGAAAGAGGCGAATCCGAACACCGCCGCCTTCAACCAGGCGCCGGTCGGCACCGGCGCGTTCAAGTGGGGCAAGCGGGTCGCTGGTGATCATCTCGAACTGGTGGCCAACACCGAATACTTCGGTGAAGGCCCTCATATCGAGCGGCTGGTGTTCAAATACATTCCCGATCTCACCGTCCTCTACACCCAGTTCAAGAGCGGCGACATCGATCTCGTGGGTCAGCCCTACATCACTCCCGATCACTACGGTGAAGCCAAGACGCTGCCGAACCGCGTGGTGACGCTGGTCCCAAGGGCCTCGTTCGAGTCCTTCTACCTGAACCTCGAGCGTCCGCAGTTCAAGGAGCTTGCGGTCCGCGAGGCGCTTTACGCGGCGATCGACAAGGAGGCGATCATCCAGGGGCTCTACTACGGCGTGCCGACGCCGACGGAGACTTTCATGCCGCGGCAGTCCTTCTACTTCAATGCCAATCTACCCCTGCACCAATTCGACGTGAATCGCGCGGCCAAGATCCTCGATCAAGCCGGATGGGCAAAGGGCGCGGACGGCATTCGTGCCAAGAACGGCGTTCGCCTGTCCTTCACCAATTCGACCACCTCCGGAGATCCGCTCCGCGAGCAGGTGCAGCAGTACCTGCAGCAGGCGTTCGCGCAATTGGGGATCGAGATGAAGATATCGAACCTGCCCGCCGCGGTGATGTGGGGCGAGTTTTGGATGCAGTCGCAATTCGATTCCGTGATCGTCGGCAGCTCGTATCTGATCGGCGCCGATCCGGATGTCACTAATCGCCTGCACTCGCGCTCGATCGGCGCGAAGGGCGGTCGCGGCTCGAACAACGCGCAATATGCGAATCCGGAGGTCGATGCCCTGCTCGACAAGGGCGCGCGGACCTTCGATCCTGAAGCCCGGCGCGCGATCTATGCTCGCGTCCAGGAACTTGTTCGTCGCGACCTGCCGTTCCTTCCGTTGTACCAGAGCAATGCGGTCGAAGGTCTCAAGAAAGGCATCAACGGCTTCGTGCCGAACGGCAATACGCGCACAGAATCCTGGAATGCGCTGGCCTGGTACTGGGCGAGCTGA
- a CDS encoding ABC transporter ATP-binding protein: MASGIQVASPVDVALSVRELTVSLPEGMERAYAVENISFDLKRGQILCIIGESGSGKSVTANAIMGLLPKAIRVTSGAIHLNGTNIVGLSPDKLRSLRGRIVSMIFQDPLSALNPLMTVGAQIEEVMAAHDVGTPASRRSRAIDLLVEVGLPDPQLMYHQYPFRLSGGQRQRVMIAMALALEPAILIADEPTTALDVTTQAQILKLIRDIQRRKGMSVMFITHDFGVVAEIADSVVVMEKGHCVEQGSAEQVLKSPSHLYTRRLVAAVPHLTGKNRVPLEAAQPVAILKVECLAKTYRSGSALFRTQRIVPAVNGVSFDLTSGRTLGVVGESGSGKSSLGRLLIKLMECDSGSILFEGRDIAGLSEAEFRSLRPKIQMIFQDPFASLNPRSTVGHILTVGPVAHGVPYGEACERARELLSHVGLDAGAFDRYPHEFSGGQRQRIGIARALMFKPKLLIADEAVSALDVSIQAQILKLLDQIQRETGVSMVFITHDLRVASQICDEIAVMHRGQIVERGPPSQIFLDPKSSYTRELVAAIPGEQPGTQDESHVGHHRQGETL, translated from the coding sequence ATGGCCTCTGGCATCCAGGTGGCGAGCCCCGTCGATGTCGCGCTGTCGGTGCGCGAGCTGACCGTGAGTCTGCCGGAAGGCATGGAGCGGGCCTACGCCGTCGAGAATATCTCCTTCGATCTGAAACGCGGGCAGATTCTCTGTATCATCGGGGAATCCGGATCGGGCAAGTCGGTCACCGCGAATGCGATCATGGGGCTTCTACCGAAAGCGATCCGGGTCACCTCGGGGGCGATCCACCTGAATGGGACGAACATCGTAGGTCTCTCGCCCGACAAGCTCCGCAGCCTGCGCGGCCGCATCGTTTCAATGATCTTTCAAGATCCTCTCTCGGCGCTCAACCCGCTGATGACAGTGGGCGCGCAGATCGAGGAGGTGATGGCCGCGCACGACGTCGGCACGCCGGCCTCGCGTCGCAGCCGAGCCATCGACTTGTTGGTCGAAGTGGGTCTGCCCGATCCGCAGCTGATGTACCACCAATATCCATTCCGGCTTTCGGGCGGACAGCGGCAGCGCGTGATGATCGCCATGGCCCTGGCTCTAGAGCCCGCGATCCTGATTGCGGACGAGCCGACCACCGCCCTGGACGTGACGACCCAGGCGCAGATCCTCAAATTGATCCGCGACATTCAGCGCCGCAAGGGGATGAGCGTCATGTTCATCACCCACGACTTCGGCGTCGTGGCTGAGATCGCCGATTCCGTTGTGGTGATGGAGAAAGGCCATTGCGTGGAGCAGGGCAGTGCCGAGCAGGTGCTGAAGTCGCCCAGCCACCTCTATACGCGCCGCCTGGTCGCAGCCGTTCCCCACCTGACCGGCAAGAACCGTGTGCCCCTGGAAGCTGCTCAACCAGTGGCCATTCTCAAGGTCGAATGCCTCGCAAAAACCTATCGCAGCGGCAGCGCGCTTTTCCGCACGCAGCGCATCGTGCCTGCGGTCAATGGGGTCAGCTTCGACCTCACGTCGGGTCGCACGCTCGGCGTCGTCGGGGAGAGCGGTTCGGGCAAGTCGTCGCTCGGTCGGCTGCTGATCAAGCTCATGGAGTGCGATAGCGGCTCGATTCTGTTCGAAGGGCGCGACATCGCCGGGCTTTCCGAGGCCGAGTTTCGATCGCTGCGGCCCAAGATCCAGATGATCTTCCAGGATCCCTTTGCCTCGCTGAATCCGCGATCGACAGTCGGACATATTCTTACGGTCGGCCCTGTCGCGCATGGGGTGCCATACGGCGAGGCTTGCGAGCGCGCGCGGGAGCTTCTTTCGCACGTCGGCCTCGATGCAGGAGCCTTCGACCGCTATCCGCACGAATTCTCCGGCGGGCAGCGCCAGCGCATCGGTATCGCGCGGGCGCTGATGTTCAAGCCGAAGCTGCTGATTGCGGACGAAGCGGTCTCTGCGCTCGACGTATCGATCCAAGCCCAGATCTTGAAGCTGCTGGATCAGATTCAGCGCGAGACGGGCGTCTCGATGGTCTTCATCACGCATGATCTGCGCGTCGCAAGCCAGATCTGCGATGAAATTGCCGTCATGCATCGAGGACAGATCGTTGAACGCGGGCCGCCGTCTCAGATCTTCCTCGATCCGAAATCCAGCTACACGCGAGAATTGGTGGCAGCGATCCCCGGCGAGCAGCCCGGGACCCAAGATGAAAGCCACGTCGGACACCACAGGCAAGGAGAGACGTTATGA
- a CDS encoding ABC transporter permease, whose protein sequence is MTAIVVHAAPTRWWHSRAVARFMRHHLALVGISMITLLVLACAIGPYALPYDTLQIDLRARFAPPLTGHHYFGTDPLGRDLAARLLMAGRVSLLVGFSAMLLSTLIGTLVGVTAGYRGGWVGAALMRMVDGFLSYPSIFLVLALAAMLRPSPVMITVIIAATSWMETARIVEAEVRSLREREFVQAARMVGLSRAHIMFREILPNAMGPIIVAASLAVARAILLEAYISFLGYGIQPPLPSWGNMLNGAQQYLASAPWLAIIPGAAITMAVTSFNFIGDGLRDALDVRNDHI, encoded by the coding sequence ATGACCGCCATCGTCGTGCACGCAGCTCCTACTCGCTGGTGGCACAGCCGTGCAGTGGCGCGCTTCATGCGCCATCATCTGGCACTTGTCGGGATCTCCATGATCACCCTGCTTGTGTTGGCGTGCGCCATTGGCCCTTATGCCTTACCTTACGACACCCTCCAGATCGATCTGCGCGCACGCTTTGCACCGCCTCTCACCGGTCACCACTATTTCGGCACCGATCCTCTCGGACGTGACCTGGCTGCGCGGCTATTGATGGCCGGGCGCGTGTCGCTGCTGGTCGGATTCTCCGCGATGCTGCTGTCGACACTGATCGGCACCCTGGTTGGCGTGACGGCAGGCTATCGCGGCGGCTGGGTCGGGGCAGCGCTGATGCGCATGGTGGACGGTTTCCTGTCCTACCCGTCGATCTTCCTCGTCCTGGCGCTGGCCGCAATGCTGCGGCCGAGCCCCGTGATGATCACCGTCATCATTGCCGCCACGAGCTGGATGGAGACCGCGCGAATCGTCGAAGCCGAAGTCCGTTCGCTGCGCGAGCGCGAGTTCGTTCAGGCTGCGCGCATGGTCGGGCTTAGCAGAGCGCACATCATGTTCCGCGAGATCCTGCCCAATGCCATGGGCCCCATCATCGTCGCCGCGAGTCTGGCCGTTGCCCGCGCGATCCTTCTGGAGGCCTATATCAGCTTTCTCGGCTACGGCATCCAGCCGCCGCTGCCCAGCTGGGGCAACATGCTCAATGGCGCCCAGCAATATCTGGCGAGTGCTCCCTGGCTTGCCATCATTCCCGGCGCCGCCATTACGATGGCGGTAACGAGCTTCAATTTCATCGGCGATGGCTTGCGAGATGCCCTCGACGTTCGAAACGACCACATCTGA